The genomic window TGCAAATTCATCTACACGCCAGTCTCAAATCTCTCAGGGAACCATGGAATTTATTCTTGAACAGGGAAAACAGCTACATGCAAACTGCACTACACTGATTCTGGTAATCTCGAATCCATAAACTGCAGTGTATCTATTCCTCcctcttttttagggtttcagaTGGTACTTAGGGTTTTAATTGGATCAAATTATTAAGAAgacttagtttttttctttttctttcatgtaATGAGTTGTGTTTGTTGCTTGATTGTCACAGCCCGCATTGTCAATTGGGAACGTTGGGCAACTGTCTACCGATTTATTGATCTCATCTTTAAAAGCAGAAAAAATTGGTTATCTAGATGAACCTTCTATTCTTCCATGTGTTGGAAATGACGCTTATGGGGTTGGTCCCGAAGGAGTTCTTGCTTTACCACTTGAAGGTAAATTTTTAGCCATTTAGGGGTGATTTAACTTTACATAAAAACATGGATGTTTTTCACATGACTATTACTTGTTTTAAATTGATGCTTTTGGTGTTTGTGGGCTTGTAGCATACGATTCTTGTTCTGATTCATTGAGTCTTATACAGCAAAGATCACCAGTTGTTCAGGTATTTTCGACACTTCGATCAAAAGTTTTTGTATTCATTTGTTTGTAGCACTTAAAAACTAGATAATGGGAATCAGTAAATACCTGAAGTAATATGCATTTCAAGTATTATGTTCATATAACTACTAGCAAAGGTGTAATGAGAGGTCTCGTTTGAAATACCAGGGAATGATGTCCGAGTTTGCGAAGAATTTGGCGAACTTTGCAGTTGCAAGTGGAAAGAAGCACGTTGTTGTTCTCTCCAGCTTAGATTCTGCACGAAGGCAAAAGATTGATTTGTCAAGGTAAGCAGTAGTTTTTGTTGTGATGGTTACGCGTCATGATTTGTCTTTCTAATGGCTCTTATTTCTTTATCTTAGTAATATGCAGATATATTACCTTTCAAGTACCAATATAGATGGAACAGATAGTGACTGTGAGAAGTTAGGGTGGAAAAGACTCCAAGAGTATGATCCTGCCCAGAGACGTTGGAAGTATCTCAGTGCTTTAGCTGATGGAGTTTCTATGCAAGAAGAAAGTTCATCTTTTGAGGAGGAGGATGTTCTTGATGAAGATTACTATCCGAGTTTGCCTTTTGCTGCTCTCTTTTCTTGTTGCAAGGTACCCTCACTGGCCTTGAAATTGAATAATAACATATAGCAATGTAATACAACTCGTTATATTGTAGTATGTTGTTCCTTTAATTGCATGAAATTTCTTTTGTTTCCATTATTCTGTTACAATTTTAAGGCAAGAACAAGTGATCGGTGCCCTGTCGATACAGCATTCACcacttgaaaattttgaattaacTAGACATGTATCTTTCATTACAGAATTATGCATCACTGTTTGGCATTTCATCTCATTGTTATATATGCTTGTTCCAGCACTGGCTTTTCCATCTTCCCCATTTCGAATACAAATTTTATTGAGGCATTtatcttgattttctttttacGGACTCAAAATTGGATCGTTTTAGTCACCTTCCCATATTCCTATCTGTGCCTTGCCTCCACATTAATCTGTACTTTCTGAGACTGAGTTTTGGCATCAGGCAAAAGGTTTGAAGGTGACTTGCATATTTTCCTACTGCTCAGAAGGAGACAACATATCAGACTCTTTCCTTTTGGCAGAGGCTTCATGTAAGCTCCTGGGGAAGAACCCGTACAAGTCCAACGGtgagatttctttttatcttaatTTTCCAGGCATTTACCTTACTGTCTTTAgtcttttggttattgattaggCTACATCTTTTCTGTAAGGGTGACAAATGATACAAAGTCAAAGAAATTAGTAACGATTGATGTCCTTGTAATTCCATTAAAACATTCGATTTCCTGAATCCTGATATTGATGGTAAATTCAAAATATTCAGGTAATGGTGAAAATGGATGGGTTATTCCGTACTCATGGAGGACAATGTATGGGCCTCCACCAGACATGTCACTCTTTTAATTTGTTGGTCTTGATATTCTAAAAAGGTAAGCTTCCATGCAAATGcaacaaggattttttttttccttagttTCCTTTCCCTACTGTAAGGCGTGGTATTTGTTGCTAAACTCCATGTCAGCATCAGACTTTTGTATTTAAACAGATAGAAGGCGGACaaattagagagatatagaaggAACCATGAAAAGTAGCTAGTGAGCATTTAAGTGAtgtaaaattgaaatttctgaAATGAAAAGTGGACTTAGATAGTCTCTTCTACTTACGctaaaatttaatttattttaaagGTGTGGTGCATGCATATGTAGTTGCAAGTTACTTGTTCACATAAAGCATAAAAATATGGTCTGTGACATTCGTTATGCCGGGTGTTATGTTTGTTTCAGTTTTCTCTGTTAACACCTAGCATCAGTGTATTAATTTCTACTCTCCTTCGTAAATCCTCTGCTACCCAAATGTGGATGTAATGTGATCTCCAGAGTCATTCTGCATGCCAGAGAAATGGGAAAAATTGCTGAAACAAGAAACATTCTTGCATCAGTTGTCAGTTTATTGGGGAAGATTTTTataaaattagttgtcatctgtTTTCCTGCATAAATTTTGTTGGGGAAACAGATTCTCATACCTGCTTATAGAGTGTTTAGATCGATTTTGGTTACATATTCAGATACTATGATGCATACATTGGATGCCAGGAAAGGGGTCCAAACTCCACGGGGAAGGAAATTTCCTAATTATGCTCTTTTCCAGAAGTCTTGCAGTCTTTGCAGTGGGTATAATGATGGAAACTAAAAGACAGATTAGGTAAGAGAGGAAGAAAGTGTCTTCATTCCTGGTGTGGGATGTCTTATTGTCTTTGGTCAATGATTGTCACAGGAATAGGCAcctaatagaaaaataaaaaatagataaacacAAAATAGGGTACGGAGAACCACATGAAACACGGAATTAATTTAGTGACGTCCTTAagcattaatatatatatatatatatatatatatatatatatatattggtctGTTGTTGTAGTGTCTCCATTTATATCTTAGTCTGTTGTTATAGTGTTTCCATTTCTTTGGCTTATGTTGTCATTATCAGTGTTGATATTTTGCGGTTCCATATTTTAAACTTGGAAGGAATCCATTGAAAACCTGAGGCTGAAGATAGTGAAGTACCTCTGTGAGTCCACCACCCCTGAGATTTGATAAGTCAAAGGTGCATTTGTTCAAAGCACGGGAGAGTTGTTCCCTTGCAGTGTTATGTTAATGGAGTCTGCACTGTATGGAAGCAGGAATGGGGATCATTTTGGTAGAGGTGAAAACGTAGATATATCCGGTAACTGAAAGAAGGAAAATAACAGTTTGCAACTATTACAAACAAGTGTAGAAAGACAACTAATTCATCCCAGCCAATAATACTGACTTTATTGTGGATCCATGTCACCTTTTCAGTGTTATATTGTATCCCGTTTGGCCTGTAATGATCGACCTGTCTCTATGTGGGCTCTGCTATATTTTTGGTTTTCATGTGTGGATCCTCTGACCATCCATTTACAAGAGTTGAGTCAGTGAGATAAGAAAAATTATACCCAAAAAAGTAATTATCCAATCATTCCCGGTTGTAAACCTGAGCGTTCCCTGTTGTTTTTATGATAACAGGTAAAAGAAGTGGGTAATTATGATCCACATCAGGATAAGATGAAACTGTAATAATTAGGCTTTAAGCTGAGGCTGAGTGCTTGATTAACTAAGCTTGATTATGATTAGTGCTTGAAGCTTTTATTGAAAGTCATCTGAGGAAAGTGTTTAATTACTTAACTTCTCTCTTCTTTTGACAGTTCAATGCTTTTAGGAGTTAGGCTTGGTGGGTTTTAGCAAGAAAGCATAGAAAAACCTGAATGGTTGACGATTAGCGTTTCCCAAGTTTAGTAAATTTCACAAAGACTAGTCTCCTCATACACCAAGGACTCGTATACATCAGTTTCAAGTTCGGGTTCCCCTTCATACACCCAAGGAATTCGGATTAGGTGTCGAGTgtatttgcttcagtttcaagtTGGAGTTCCCCTTCAATCACCCAAGGAATTCTGCTTAGGTGTTTGGGCTTTTGAGTGTCTTTGCTTCACTTCCGTCTCCTTTTTGTCATACTTTTTGGTCGCTACCTTGTGTTGTTGCTGCATGCCTTCTTCCTCTTTTAAGACGAACTCTCTGCCGATCAAAGAAAAAGGAAACCCTTGTGATTAAAATTTCATTCTTTTCTGCGATCGTGCTTTTGAGAAAGaaattggtgaagagagaaattttAATTTAAGTGAAAATGACCTTTTTGTTCCCTTTGTTAGGGTTGGGTGGTTTTGGCGTGAGCTAATCGCACCGTTTAGACCGTGAGTGTTGCAGACATTAGATGTCCCGTCGGCGTGGCCAGACCGTCTAAGCGCCCTTGTTGCCAAGGGGAACACTCTTCGCTCGAACCTTCTCGAAGCCGATAGTTCGGCTTTCCATCACGTTTTCAATCTCTGCACTAATCCACTTCCCCGATGACACCCCTGCCAAGTACATCCCGCCCTACCATAACTATACAGTTCGGAGTAACCGCCCAGGCTTGATCCATCGAGCTGATGATCCGACCCGACCACCAACAATGATCGACCAGTCGTATTTCGATTTTTGGGGACTAGCTGATCCGCCAGCAAGTGATTGACCTCCCTTGCTTGCAAAATCTATCCCGGTCTCTGAGTCTCGGtctctttttctttcctttgCAGGTCGCTGTAAATGCTAATTAGTGTGTTCCCCCTTGCATAAATCTATTGTATTGTATTGTATTGTATTTTAGTGGGTGAAAAGAAAAGCAGTTATTCCCTTAATAAAATGAAAATGTAAAAACAATTATTAAGAAACATAAAAAAGTCATGGAGGATCTTCTAGTAGGATGGCTATTTTCTTTGTCTGTGGCTTCATGGCACTGCCAAGAAAAAGAGGATACCCATCATCCATGTATCTTGTCCTGGAATTATATACAAATTAATTAATCAATTATTTGTAAAACTAATCGAATTATATCATCTAATTCAAATTCATGTAACCTAactcttcttttcattttctttattgGTATATATATTAGATTTTGTCTGTCTTTCGCTGCCCCATATGGTACGGTACGGAATATCAACTGTTGGATTTTTATACATGCCAGCTTGGTTTGTGCTGATTGGTCGACTACTTTTGTCACAGGGCGCTTTATCTGCAGGTCAATGACGATGCCAATGCGTGGTTATTATAATCAGAAACTAGTCCCCcagtttgaaaaaaaataaaatcaccgGACTCGTCAGGGATGTTTGCGACATTTGTGGATAGTTAAAGAATGAGAATAAGCGCGTATGTACTAACGTCTACCGTAAGTTAGAATGGGTTAGATAGTGGGAAAAGAAAGAACATTTAAATTGATTTTCCTGTTTTGCCATCTGTTACTGAATTGCCAATTACGGCTCAAGTTGCAGGTAGGGAACTCTGAAAGCGTTGGAAAATAGAAATATCAATGAAGTTTTGTTGGATAAGATTAAAAGAGCTCAAATCAGAGGTAATTGCAAGATGAGCGCTGTTACTCCGTAGAGAGTAACCAATTTCAAGAACTGTAATACAAAGAATTGATATTCGGCTTTTCATCTGCCATTATTAACACAACCAAAATGATCAAACaggatttttttcttctgttaACGCTTTCAGCTATAGCTTTTCTCATTACTCATACTCGATCCTCTGTAGCCGTTTGTGATCAACACTGTCCTGGGTCCTCACTAAACTTTCGTCTTCCGTTTCCGTACGGGTTCTCTGAAGGTTGTCCCATCCGTTTAAACTGCTCAAAAGGAGAAGTCTTTGTTGGAGAAGAATTTCGTGTTCAAAATGTGACATCAGATGGTTTATTAATCAACATACCACCTAAGTGCAATCGCTCAATCGAAACCTTGAAACCTCTGTACAGTTCGAACTACGCTTTAACTTCGCGAAACGGATTACTCTTACAAAATTGTACAACTAAACCACAAGATTGTGTAATACCGGAAAGTTTATTAAGACTACAATTTCGCTCTAAAGATTGTGAACATCCTTTCTGTTATTCTGCTAAGGTTGGAGAAGAACGTGTGAAAAATGGAGATGGTGCAAGTTTCCTTAGTTTCCACAACATTAGTAGTACCGGCTGCAAGTTTCTGTACTCTTCAGTTGCTGTTGTTGTGAATTCGAGTTCAATGGTTTCTTTGGAATTTCGAACACTTCATTTAAGTTACTGGCTAAATGGAGGTTGCAATTGTTCTTCAAATGCTAATTGTACCCGGATTATCTCTCCGGTAAGTCAAACAGCAGGTTACCGGTGCCAATGTGTCGAAGGTTTCGAAGGCGATGGTTATGCTCCGGGTCGTGGTTGCGTGAAAGGTATGTTCCGATCCTCGGAATTATTTATCATATTTCTATTTAAAAAGAAGAATTATTTACTGTACCAGGTAATAGATGACAGTACATGCTTGTTACACAAATTTGTCCAGCTCTGTTCGTAATATCTTGATAGGAAAAAATGAAATCTTTGTGCCGCATTCTAAGGGTAAATTGCCCTTGATTgtaagagcaaatattttccctgGCCATATCAACTGTAAAAGATACCTTCTTTGGGTCTTCGTCTTTGTCTTCGCATTGGCAAAGGAGTCTTTAGTGTGAATACTTGTTCAATCAAACAGACTTTTTTAACGTCTTCTGTGATCAATGATTATTCAGGACAATATATATCTATCAAATATTAATATCGATAGAATTTGGTCAAAGAAGTAACGTTTTTGTCAAAGTTTgggaagtttttcttttcttatttaatTTGTTGTGTGTACGATCTTCTTGCTAATTTTCTGACCATTAAGATAGGTCACCACAACGTTATAATGTTGTCTTAATTTGACTGTCTGATTGAAGCAACCAAATTATGCATGAAGCACTTTTAGTATACCATCATGCGCCGATAAACCTGACTGACTAACCAACAAAGCCGTGCGGAGATACCTACTGGCCTTGAGGATTATCAATCCTGAGCTTGGGGAGCAAATCCTATGGTCAAACTGCTCTACCAGTCTCTCAGGGTTTGGGTGGCTAAACATATATGACCTATTCATGGACTGAAAACATTGCTCATATTTTAGTAGTACTAATTTTATGAAATTCTAATAAACCCCAAATAAAAACATGATATTTTCAAAAGGCATTTAAGTTGTTTTTCAGCTATTGAGAATTGTTGAGCTATATGCTGGCTATTATTTCAGCAAGGAAACGTTGTGTCTGCAGGTGTTCTATGAGCTCACAAATTTGTTAGTTTTCATGATTACATGTGAAGTACTATAAGATGAGAGGTCTTACTTGCTTTCTGTTCCTTAATACTGTTCAACAGCTTCCAAATGCAATCCTGATAAAAACTGGTCTCGACAATGTAGGGGAGCAACTAAACTTGCTGTTCTGATTATAGGTAAGAAAGCTCTTCTTTAAAAGCATGGGAAATTTGTTTTGGAGTTAGTCAATGCTATTAGCAGTGGCATCATTAGTAGCTGTGCTAGGTCTATATCATAATACCATAAGAAACACGTTTCAAAAATACATATATCCTCTTCTTATTGTGTTTTGAAATGTGTTCAGGTGTTATCGCGGGAGCTTCTTTAATGGCGGGCATTGCTTTTTTCTGCTATATGTTTAGATATCGATCtgcttctttaaaaattcggaaGAGCACCAAACAGTTACTGTCCGAAGCTGAAGGCAGTTGTAGTGTCCCATTCTATAGATTTAAAGAAATGAAACGTGCAACCTATGGATTCTCCGAGAAACACAGGCTAGGAACTGGGGCTTATGGGACAGTTTATGCAGGAAAGCTTCGCAGTGATGATTGGGTTGCCATAAAAAGAATCAGATACCGAGATGCAGACAGTATAGAGCAAGTTATAAATGAGGTCAAACTTCTCTCATCTGTAACCCACCCGAATTTAGTACGTTTGTTAGGCTTTTGTTTAGAGAGGGATGAACAGATCCTTGTCTATGAGTTCATGCCCAACGGAACCTTATCTCAGCATTTACAGAGGGAGAGGGGCACTGGCCTTTCGTGGGTAGTTCGTCTCACTATTGCAACTGAAACAGCTCAAGCCATTGCCCATCTCCATTCAGCATTGGACCCGCCGATATATCACAGAGACATCAAATCAAGCAACATACTCTTAGATTTCAATCTCAATTCAAAAGTTGCCGATTTCGGTCTTTCAAGAGTTGGTATGACTGAGATGTCCCACATTTCGACAGTCCCACAAGGGACCCCAGGGTATCTTGATCCTCAATATCATCAGAATTTTCATCTTTCCGATAGAAGTGATGTTTACAGCTTCGGGGTAGTTTTAGTTGAGATACTAAGTGGATTAAAAGTGGTGGATTTCACTCGACAACCAAACGAGGTGAATTTGGCAAATTTTGCAATGGAAAAGATCAGGATGGGTTGCTTAGATGAAATAATTGATCCATTCCTTGAGCAACATAGGAATGCTTGGACATCTTCGTCTATGCATAAAGTTGGCGAGCTAGCATTTAGATGCCTTGCATTTCATAGTGAAACTAGGCCATCAATGATGGAAGTTGCAGCTGAACTGGAGAGCATTATGGTAAGTGGTGGTGTTCCTATGAAGACGAAAGAATTGGAGCCAGAGCATGAGGAGAAGAATATTTGCATTGGATCTCCTGTGGTTTCATGTTGCTCTTCACTTTCTAATATTGGAGATGAAAAGTCACAAAATTTATCAGATAACAAGGTTGTACTAGTTGATGATGAACCAAAAGGGGCTGCTCAAAAAATGCGCAGTTATGGATTTTCAGGAGAGGAGGTAAAAGCTAGTTCTTCGATTTCTTTGGAGGATTTATGGCTGAGTGAAGAAACTTCTTCACCTTCGTCGAATAGTTTGTTGTCTAATGTAGTTTAATAGGATACACAAAAATAGATAAGGTACGTCTTTATTCACTTCTGTCTAACTCTGCCTCACACAGATATCTAGCTCAGCAGTCAGCGGGCATACGATTTTTTTTTCCCTGCCGGAAATGCAATATTTCCCCCACTCCTTTCCTCCATCCCTTCCCATTACGTGTCAAACAGATAGTGATTTGATTATAAGGCTAAGATCGTTGCCACCTAATGAGAAAAAGGAGCGGGCTAGTGTGACAGTTTCCGTTTTTTGCAGCCAAACCATTCGGCTCATCAACCTATGTAGAGTTGATTTCCGATAATCGATTCTGTGACCCTGGGGCTGGGGTCCTCAATAACAATAACTAATCCAATTACAACATGCGTTGAATAAGTGGTAATAAATTTAATCCTTCTAGCCATCGTGCCACCGcagtggtggttgttggtggaATATTTATTTCACTGTCATAAAGTTATCATCAAAAAAAGAAACAGGCTTTTTGCAATTTCTTTTTGTTGGGGTCAGAAATGGTAAAGTCATTGTTCTATTTCATCTTCCTTGTAGTTCTGTAGTCTTAAAAAACAGAATAATGTGCAAGCTAAAATGTGTAAATGATTGAAGTAATTATTAGAAATTTCCTAATTATACACTCCATAGTAAGATACATGAGAATCGTAGAAATCCTCTCGTTTAACAAGGAATtcgtaaaaagaaaaagaacaaaacacAAATCCGTCGGAAAACAGTTTAGAAACTTGCTGGCTTAACAGATTTTATCGTAACGGAAACACCTAAAGCCGATTTAGCAGACTCACTCTCAAACGTATCGTAACGGAGAAACAACTCCACAAGTAAAAGTCTAGAAGCCAAGACCACAAAATCCTTACCGGCACACTGTTTATTCGCCAAAGCTGGATCATCAGTTTCACGTCCGTTAGACCATAAAACGTGTTTCAACAATTTTTCGCCTTCTTCACCCATAAAACGTTCCGGTACAAACTCATCGCCTTTGTCGAAAATTCTCGAATCTCTTGTAGCAAATGGCTGATAACCAAACAGTAGTTCACCTTCTTTAACCTCAAATGCCGAATCATGACTTTCAACAACAAAATCTCGTCTCGCTCTTCCGTATTGTGCCGGCACCGGTGGTTCTAATCGTAACGCTTCGTACACGACGCTTTTTATTAACGGCATTTTTTCCATAACACCCATTGTAATTTTACCTCCGTTGGATTTGACGGCGGATCGGATTTCTTCAGCTAGCTTCTTATGTAGCTGAGGACCAGATCTACCAATCCATTTAACCATATTTGGAAAGAATAATTTCATACCACCAAAAGAATTAAAGCACGTAGTGAAAACTAAATTATGACAAGCTTCATCTCTACTGATACCCATTTTTTCACCTTCATCTAATACCCAACTTGATGCTTCATAGAAGAAATCATAAAGTTTTTGATAGTCCTTTTTCACCAAACATGGTGGCAACCGGAAAGTATGAATCAAAGCATCTTCAAGAAGCCATGGCAAACCCAATGTTAGAAGTGGCCCGAGCTGAAATAAGATCCATTTCGACACTAATTTCGGTCCATCTCGACCCAGTTTTGTGTCCACCGGATTAGCTCCGTATAGCGCTCGACTTAAGAAGTTAAAACAAGCTTGATCAGATGGACCACCGAAATCAGCTTTGCCTTTAGCCGCCAACTCGGTCTCGACCGTCTTGAACAACTCACTAAAGCTATTCTTGAATTCAGGTATGACTTGATCGCGACGAGAGCttagaagaaagaaaatgagCTTTTTGAGTTTAGCATGACTCGGTTCTGATGGATCCATATATGATAAAACTCGGCAACCGCCGGTTAGTTCAGTAGACGGCATGTAGGTACCGGTGAAGacattttttttctcaattttgtCCATATCGAAAAGAACTGGAAATGATTTCCCATCAAGAAGAACTATCACTTTAGGGTCGGAAGCAATGAAATGAGCTGGTGGCATATTAGTTCTAAATACAGTTGATTTgtatttttgaacttttgatgCGAAATAAAGATCCCTACCttggaaataaaaataatcaagTCGATCCTTCGTTGGACTAATGAATGGGATTCCATGATCCCCTGGGATTTTTCGGATCGGCAGTTTAGATGAATTTTCATTTTTGGCAGGTGGCGACGATGATGACCCTTTTTGAGACAATGAATTAGTTGTATTTACGCGACGAAATACTACTGATGATGACGACGCCGGCAATGGTATTGATTTAGAACTAGTATGAAGGTTTGAGAAAGAATAAGCCAAGGATGAAGAACCCATGTTTTTTTATCTTCCTAGGGTTTACAACTTTGATTTTTAGTTGCAAATGAAGGGAAGAGAaaagtaaacaatgttttattgcGAAGAGAAGTGAATAGTAGTATGTTTTTACTTCCAGTATATATACGAAGCAGACTGTTGATTATTACTTGGAGTATTTGTGTGAAAGACCGGGATTGGGAGAGGTATGCTCCTTCACTTCTGCTTAAAGAGGAAGGTTCAGTATATTTGAAATACACATCAAATGAGACCAGGACGGTGTGGACGGAAAAGTATATGTATTGAAGTTGAACTGCAACCTGCTGAATATCATCTGTTTGAAACACTGGGAGAGCTGGGGGATGGTTCTGGTTAAAGAGGACGGTTCCCTATATTTTAAATACCCATTGTGCAAGGCCAGGACGGTGGACGCCTGGACGGAAACTTTATGTATCAAAGTGATGATCGAAATATTCCAAATGCATTAAACGAATATAAAATGATGATAATGTTGTCATTGACACTAAACGGGCCCTATCCTCACCTGCATCATTAAAAGATATTCGCAACTCGTTGTACACGAGGTTATAGTATTAGTCTAGCAAACGACTATTGTCGGGGAGGTAATGGCAAATGCATCATCAAAATGCTTCCAATGCACTAAAATTGTGTTATCtctatttttggaaaaatgatattttcgttCTTGCATGTACGTCGAAgaatattttaaattaaaaataaaataaaatattaccttTCCTAATACAAaggaagtacagtaaaatttcgttaaattaatccgcgataaattaataacttcgctaaaataatattttttgtcaGTCCCAACTTGGATCAGTGTATTGAATTGGTAACCCTTCTAAAATTTATAAGTTTTCAACACGGCCcaactaatatataaattaataatcagtATAATACACTACATGATGTTGTCTTATTAGAACAAGAATTCAAAGTTGTTTGTTTCTTGTTCACAATTGTATAACATTAAACTTTATCTCTAATTTTTTGTAGTCTCTTGAGAAATTTCAGAGTGATTTTGTTATGTTCTTCTTCTTATTGTATAAATTTTTAACATATAAAATGCAATATATAACTAGAAAATAAAATTTCTAGATATGTTATTATACGAAAATGATATCcgcatttatttttgaaattgaaatttagtaTGTCTcgatatattaataatttattaa from Papaver somniferum cultivar HN1 unplaced genomic scaffold, ASM357369v1 unplaced-scaffold_118, whole genome shotgun sequence includes these protein-coding regions:
- the LOC113330369 gene encoding proteasome assembly chaperone 2-like; protein product: MEFILEQGKQLHANCTTLILPALSIGNVGQLSTDLLISSLKAEKIGYLDEPSILPCVGNDAYGVGPEGVLALPLEAYDSCSDSLSLIQQRSPVVQGMMSEFAKNLANFAVASGKKHVVVLSSLDSARRQKIDLSSNMQIYYLSSTNIDGTDSDCEKLGWKRLQEYDPAQRRWKYLSALADGVSMQEESSSFEEEDVLDEDYYPSLPFAALFSCCKAKGLKVTCIFSYCSEGDNISDSFLLAEASCKLLGKNPYKSNGNGENGWVIPYSWRTMYGPPPDMSLF
- the LOC113330566 gene encoding allene oxide synthase 1, chloroplastic-like; this encodes MGSSSLAYSFSNLHTSSKSIPLPASSSSVVFRRVNTTNSLSQKGSSSSPPAKNENSSKLPIRKIPGDHGIPFISPTKDRLDYFYFQGRDLYFASKVQKYKSTVFRTNMPPAHFIASDPKVIVLLDGKSFPVLFDMDKIEKKNVFTGTYMPSTELTGGCRVLSYMDPSEPSHAKLKKLIFFLLSSRRDQVIPEFKNSFSELFKTVETELAAKGKADFGGPSDQACFNFLSRALYGANPVDTKLGRDGPKLVSKWILFQLGPLLTLGLPWLLEDALIHTFRLPPCLVKKDYQKLYDFFYEASSWVLDEGEKMGISRDEACHNLVFTTCFNSFGGMKLFFPNMVKWIGRSGPQLHKKLAEEIRSAVKSNGGKITMGVMEKMPLIKSVVYEALRLEPPVPAQYGRARRDFVVESHDSAFEVKEGELLFGYQPFATRDSRIFDKGDEFVPERFMGEEGEKLLKHVLWSNGRETDDPALANKQCAGKDFVVLASRLLLVELFLRYDTFESESAKSALGVSVTIKSVKPASF
- the LOC113330565 gene encoding wall-associated receptor kinase-like 14, whose amino-acid sequence is MIKQDFFLLLTLSAIAFLITHTRSSVAVCDQHCPGSSLNFRLPFPYGFSEGCPIRLNCSKGEVFVGEEFRVQNVTSDGLLINIPPKCNRSIETLKPLYSSNYALTSRNGLLLQNCTTKPQDCVIPESLLRLQFRSKDCEHPFCYSAKVGEERVKNGDGASFLSFHNISSTGCKFLYSSVAVVVNSSSMVSLEFRTLHLSYWLNGGCNCSSNANCTRIISPVSQTAGYRCQCVEGFEGDGYAPGRGCVKASKCNPDKNWSRQCRGATKLAVLIIGVIAGASLMAGIAFFCYMFRYRSASLKIRKSTKQLLSEAEGSCSVPFYRFKEMKRATYGFSEKHRLGTGAYGTVYAGKLRSDDWVAIKRIRYRDADSIEQVINEVKLLSSVTHPNLVRLLGFCLERDEQILVYEFMPNGTLSQHLQRERGTGLSWVVRLTIATETAQAIAHLHSALDPPIYHRDIKSSNILLDFNLNSKVADFGLSRVGMTEMSHISTVPQGTPGYLDPQYHQNFHLSDRSDVYSFGVVLVEILSGLKVVDFTRQPNEVNLANFAMEKIRMGCLDEIIDPFLEQHRNAWTSSSMHKVGELAFRCLAFHSETRPSMMEVAAELESIMVSGGVPMKTKELEPEHEEKNICIGSPVVSCCSSLSNIGDEKSQNLSDNKVVLVDDEPKGAAQKMRSYGFSGEEVKASSSISLEDLWLSEETSSPSSNSLLSNVV